ATGGCAATCGCGGTTTCATCCGGCACATCGCGCACCATCGCCGGGATGGTTTCCTTGCCGGCTTGCTGACTGGCGCGCCAGCGGCGTTCGCCAGCGATGATTTCAAAGCGGCCGCTGCCGATCGGGCGTACCACGATCGGTTGCATGACGCCCTGGGCCTTGATCGAGTTGGCCAGCTCTTCCAGCGCCTGCGGGTCCATGTCCCGGCGCGGCTGGTATTTGCCGCGCTGGATCAGGTCCAGGGGCAAGTGCTGCAGCTCACGTTCATCGGCCTGCACCGCTTGCTCTTCCAGCGAAGTGACGGTCGGACCACTCAGGAGTGCATCCAGTCCACGTCCGAGACCTCGTTTTTTGACGGCCATGGGGATTCCTTAAGTTGGCTGGGCTGCAGCGGTGCGTGAATTGCGACGTTGGCGACGCACCATCTCGCCGGCCAGCGCCAGGTAGGCAATGGCGCCACGGGATGACTTGTCGTAGGCCAGCGCCGGCATGCCATAGCTTGGCGCTTCGGCCAGGCGAATGTTGCGTGGAATCACCGTGTCGTAGAGCTGGTCGCCGAAGTGTTCCTTGAGCTGCGCCGACACATCGTTCATCAGGCTCAGACGTGGATCGAACATGGTCCTGAGCAAACCTTCGATCTGCAGCTTCGGGTTGAGCAGTTCGGCGATACGCTTGATGTTATCCACAAGGTCGCTCAAGCCTTCGAGCGCGTAGTACTCGCACTGCATGGGGATAATCACCCCATCGGCGGCCACCAGGGCGTTGAGCGTCAGCATCGACAATGACGGCGGGCAGTCGATCAGGATGTAGTCGTAGTTCTCACGGATCGGCGCCAAGGCGCTGCGCAGACGGCTTTCTTTCATCTGCATTTCCAGCAACACCACTTCCGCCGCGGTCAGGTCGCGGTTGGCCGGCAGCAGTTGATAACCGCCGTGTTCGGAATAGTGCATGGCCTGGGCCAGGTCGCACTCACCGATCAGCAAGTCGTAGACCGAGTTTTCCAGGCCGTGTTTATCCACACCGCTACCCATGGTGGCGTTGCCCTGTGGATCGAGATCGATCAACAGCACCCGGCGCTTGGTCGCGACCAGGGATGCTGCGAGGTTGATGCAGGTGGTGGTTTTGCCCACGCCACCTTTCTGGTTCGCAATCGCGAATACCTTAGCCATTCTTGCTTGTGTTCCCAATCATGCCGTGCGGCGCAGTATCAGCAGATGGCGTTGGCCTTGGCAACCGGGTACGGCCAAGGCGTGTTCGCTATCGAGGTGGAAGTCTGCCGGCAATGCTAACAGCTCGTCGCTTGGATGGACGCCCTTCATTGCCAGCCAGCGGGTGTCGCGATCGCCCAGGTGGCGTGTCCAGTTGCTGAAATTCTCCATGCTGCTGAACGCCCGGGAAACAATTCCGTTGAAGGGCTGCTCAGGCGTAAAGGATTCAACGCGACTGTGGATAACGTGCAGGTTGTCCAGCTTGAGTTCAAGTTTGACCTGGGTCAGGAAGCGGGTTTTCTTGCCGTTGCTGTCCAGGCAAGTGACCTGCGACTCCGGGAAAAGGATGGCGAGCGGAATGCCAGGCATGCCGCCGCCACTGCCGACGTCCAGCCAGCGACCGTTCTCGATAAACGGCATCACGCTCAAACTGTCGAGCAAATGCCGCGAGACCATTTCGTCCGGATCGCGCACTGCCGTCAGGTTGTAGGCCTTGTTCCACTTGATCAACAGGGCCAGATAGCCCATCAGCAAGGCGTGCTGGGCTTCGGTCAGGTCGACGCCCAACTGGCGTGCACCTGTGGATAACTCTTCGGCGTGTTGCGAGGTGACCAACGAACTCAAGCGCTTTGCTCCAACTGACGGCCCGCGCCGCGTTTTTTCAAATGAATCATCAACAGCGAAATTGCTGCCGGAGTGACACCCGGTATACGCGAAGCCTGGCCTAGCGTTTCCGGCCGAGTTATCCCCAGCTTGCTTTGAATTTCCTTGGACAGCCCGGAAATCCCGGTGTAGTCGATATCCACAGGCAGCTTGGTATCTTCGCTGGCGCGCAGGCGAGCGATCTCGTCCTGCTGACGGTCGATGTAACCGGCGTACTTGGTCTTGATTTCGACCTGCTCGGCGACTTGCGGATCTTCTGCGCCGCCACCGGTCACTTCGACCAAGCCGGCGTAGTCAATTTCCGGACGGGAGAGCAGGTTCAGCAGATTGTATTCGTGAGTCAGCGGCGTGCCGAATTTTTCGGCGATCGCATCACCCTGTTCCGTGCCAGGGCGGACCCAGGTGCTTTTCAGCCGCTGCTCTTCGAGCGTGATGCTTTCGCGTTTTTTGCAGAAGGCCGCCCAGCGCGCGTCATCGACCAACCCCAGCTCGCGACCTTTTTCGGTCAAGCGCAGATCGGCGTTGTCTTCGCGCAGGATCAGACGGTATTCCGCCCTGGACGTGAACATCCGGTACGGTTCCTGGGTGCCCAGGGTGATCAGGTCGTCGACCAATACGCCGATGTACGCCTCATCGCGACGCGGGCACCAGCTGTCTTTGCCCTGTGCACGCAATGCCGCGTTGGTTCCGGCCAGCAAACCCTGGGCGCCGGCTTCTTCGTAACCGGTGGTGCCGTTGATTTGCCCGGCGAAGAACAGGCCACCGATCACTTTGGTTTCCAAGCTGTACTTCAGGTCACGCGGGTCGAAGTAGTCGTACTCGATGGCGTAGCCAGGGCGAACGATATGCGCATTTTCCATGCCGCGAATCGACTGAACGATCTGGATTTGCACATCGAACGGCAGGGAAGTGGAAATCCCGTTCGGGTACAGCTCATGGGTAGTCAAACCTTCCGGCTCGATGAAGACCTGATGGCTTTCCTTGTCGGCAAAGCGATGGATCTTGTCTTCAATCGACGGGCAATAACGCGGGCCGATGCCTTCGATTACCCCGGAGTACATCGGCGAACGGTCGAGGTTCGCGGCGATGATTTCGTGAGTGCGGGCATTGGTATGGGTGATCCAGCAACTGACCTGTTTCGGATGCTGTTCCTTGGAACCCATGAACGACATGACCGGGATCGGTGTATCGCCGGCTTGTTCGGTCATTACCGAGAAATCCACAGAACGCCCGTCAATTCGCGGCGGGGTTCCGGTTTTCAAGCGGCCGACACGCAGTGGCAACTCACGCAGCCTTTTTGCCA
This region of Pseudomonas sp. MUP55 genomic DNA includes:
- the rsmG gene encoding 16S rRNA (guanine(527)-N(7))-methyltransferase RsmG encodes the protein MSSLVTSQHAEELSTGARQLGVDLTEAQHALLMGYLALLIKWNKAYNLTAVRDPDEMVSRHLLDSLSVMPFIENGRWLDVGSGGGMPGIPLAILFPESQVTCLDSNGKKTRFLTQVKLELKLDNLHVIHSRVESFTPEQPFNGIVSRAFSSMENFSNWTRHLGDRDTRWLAMKGVHPSDELLALPADFHLDSEHALAVPGCQGQRHLLILRRTA
- a CDS encoding ParA family protein; this translates as MAKVFAIANQKGGVGKTTTCINLAASLVATKRRVLLIDLDPQGNATMGSGVDKHGLENSVYDLLIGECDLAQAMHYSEHGGYQLLPANRDLTAAEVVLLEMQMKESRLRSALAPIRENYDYILIDCPPSLSMLTLNALVAADGVIIPMQCEYYALEGLSDLVDNIKRIAELLNPKLQIEGLLRTMFDPRLSLMNDVSAQLKEHFGDQLYDTVIPRNIRLAEAPSYGMPALAYDKSSRGAIAYLALAGEMVRRQRRNSRTAAAQPT
- the mnmG gene encoding tRNA uridine-5-carboxymethylaminomethyl(34) synthesis enzyme MnmG; translation: MDFPSRFEVIVIGGGHAGTEAALASARMGVKTLLLTHNVETLGAMSCNPAIGGIGKSHLVKEIDALGGVMAMATDKGGIQFRVLNSRKGPAVRATRAQADRILYKAAVRETLENQPNLWIFQQAADDLIVEHDQVRGVVTQMGLRFFAESVVLTTGTFLGGLIHIGMQNYSGGRAGDPPSIALAKRLRELPLRVGRLKTGTPPRIDGRSVDFSVMTEQAGDTPIPVMSFMGSKEQHPKQVSCWITHTNARTHEIIAANLDRSPMYSGVIEGIGPRYCPSIEDKIHRFADKESHQVFIEPEGLTTHELYPNGISTSLPFDVQIQIVQSIRGMENAHIVRPGYAIEYDYFDPRDLKYSLETKVIGGLFFAGQINGTTGYEEAGAQGLLAGTNAALRAQGKDSWCPRRDEAYIGVLVDDLITLGTQEPYRMFTSRAEYRLILREDNADLRLTEKGRELGLVDDARWAAFCKKRESITLEEQRLKSTWVRPGTEQGDAIAEKFGTPLTHEYNLLNLLSRPEIDYAGLVEVTGGGAEDPQVAEQVEIKTKYAGYIDRQQDEIARLRASEDTKLPVDIDYTGISGLSKEIQSKLGITRPETLGQASRIPGVTPAAISLLMIHLKKRGAGRQLEQSA